In the Chitinophagaceae bacterium genome, GGTTTTGATAGAAAAAGCACAGAAATACAAAGTTAAAAATTTTATATTTTCATCTTCCTGCTCCGTATATGGAGAGCCCCAAAATTTGCCGGTAACAGAAGATACCCCTATTGGATTAGCACTATCTCCTTATGCGGCAACCAAACAAATTGGAGAACAAATTTTAACACAAACCGTAGAAAATACGGAAGCTTTCAGCTTAGTTATTCTACGTTATTTTAATCCGGTTGGGGCACATCCGGAAGGTAAGTTAGGTGAGTTGCCCTTACAATCACCGGACAATCTGGTTCCTTATGTAACTCAAACAGCTATAGGAAAACGAGAGCAATTAACAGTTTTTGGAAAGGACTATCCTACAAAAGACGGCACTTGCATAAGAGATTATATACACGTAATGGATATAGCAACGGCCCATTCTCAGGCAATAAGTTTTGCTCGCGAAAAGCTGAAGGCCGGCCAAACAGATTTTTTTAATCTTGGTAGTGGAAAAGGATATTCTGTATTGGAAGTCCTTAATACCTTTGAGAAAGTAAATAATGTGAAAGTAAATTATAAATTCGGGGCAAAAAGACCCGGAGACGTTACTGCTGTCTTTTCCAGTAATGATAAGGCTCGTAGCCTTTTAGGCTGGAAAATTAAATTTAATATTGAAGAAATGATGGCTTCTGCATGGAAGTGGGAACAGTTTTTGCAGGGTGAATAATAACACTATTAAAAGCCATTTTATGCGGATTATTTTCTTATTAATTACCGTTTCTTTATTTACCTTTTCTACCTATGCTCAAAAATGGGAAGCAGGAATTTTTCTTGGGGGGTCTAACTATATGGGAGACTTAACCGTTGGATATCTGGATCTAAAAGAAACCCACACCTCAATTGGTGCTTACGGACAGTATAATTTGAATGAACATTTTAGTTTCAGGGCTGGCTTTTATTATGGAACGATTTCCGGTAACGATGCCAATGCAGATTCGCCTCAAAGACAATTGAGAAACTTAAGTTTTCAAAGCAGAATTTACGAAGCAGGTTTACACACATTGTGGTATCCTTTCCCCAATAAAATTTATATCAGAGATAATTTGCTTAGACCTTATTTCTTCACAGGAGTAGCTTTATTTCATTTTAACCCTCAGGCATACTATATGGGAGAATGGGTTGATTTACAGCCTCTGGGAACGGAAGGTCAATATATCGGCTTTGAAGATCGCCAATATTCACTTACTCAAATATCTATCCCAATTGGAGCCGGCTTTAGCTATGATGTAACTGATGCATTTTCGGTTGGAATGGAAGTAGGTGTTCGTAAAACCTTTACTGATTATCTGGATGATGTGAGTACAACTTATGTCAGCAACAGAAGATTACTTGAAGAGTCAGGCCCACTATCGGCCGCCCTGGCTGATCGGTCAGGTGAAGTTCAACCCGGACATAAATACACAGAGCCGGACACCAGAGGAAATCCGGGAAACGACGATTGGTATGTTTTTGCCGGAGTGAATCTGGGCTTTAAGCTGTTTACGCAAAACGAAAGACAAAAAAGATTGAACTGTAAATTTTAACCAATTTGAAAGCCAGAGCATAATTAACTATATTTGGTATTCGCAAACTATAATCAATGATAAAAATAAATCGCAGTTTAAGCCTTAGCTTTATTTTAATGCTTTCTCTAAGCATGTTCTCCTGCAAAAAGGGAGGGATAAATATCTTTACTTTGGAAGATGATAAACAGTTGGGACTACAGGTATCTGAGCAAATTGCATCAAACCCTTCTGAATTTCCGATTTTAAGCGAGAGTGCATATCCCGAAGCCTATGCTCATATTAATAGAATAATGAACGCGGTATTGAACTCAGGTGAAGTAAATTACAGAGATGAATTTGACTGGCAAGTGAAAATTATTCATGACGATAATACCCTGAATGCTTTTGCAGCGCCGGGTGGATATATGTATTTTTATACCGGTTTAATTAAGTTTTTAGACACGGAAGATCAGTTTGCCGGAGTAATGGCTCATGAAATTGCACATGCTGACAGAAGGCACAGCACACAGCAACTAACGAGACAATACGGAGTTTCTACACTTTTAGGAGTAGTGTTAGGTGAAGACCCCGGTCTATTAGCAGAAATTGCGGCCGGATTGGTTTTTTTAAGGTTTAGCAGAAATCACGAAAGAGATGCCGATAAACATTCGGTCATATATTTATGTCCAACGGACTATAATTCAGCAGGAGCTGCCGGATTTTTTCAAAAAATTGAATCTTCAAATTCAACCAGTCCGCCTGAATTCCTAAGCACACACCCGAATCCCGGAAACAGAGTTACAGATATTAATGAGAAAAAAGTGGAGCTTAATTGTACCGGAGAGGAAACCTTTCAGCAATCATATCAAGACTTTAAAAACAGTTTACCTTAAAGAATGACATTGATTAAAACAGTTAGAGGAAAAACTCCCAAATGGGGAGAAAATTGTTTTTTTGCAGACAATGCAACTATAGTTGGCGATGTTGAAATGGGCGATGATTGTAGTGTTTGGTTTAATACTGTAGTCAGAGGAGATGTTCATTATATAAAAATCGGCAATAAGGTAAATATCCAAGATGGGGCAATTATACATTGCACCTACCAAAAAGCACCCGTGCATATTGGGAATAATGTAAGTATCGGACATGCAGCAATTGTTCACGGCTGTACATTAGAAGACAATGTGCTTATAGGAATGCGAGCCGTTGTTATGGACCATGCCGTGATTCAAAAAAATAGCCTGGTTGCCGCCGGATCGGTTGTTCTTGAAAATACAATAGTTGAATCAGGCACTATATATGCCGGAGTACCTGCAAAAAAAGTTAAAGAAATCAGCCAGGAACAATTCAATGAAATTATAAAAAGAATTTCAGACAATTATGTCATGTATTCCGGCTGGTTCAAAGAATAAAATCCTGCTTTTTTAGTGAACACTATCTCCTTAATCACTGATTACGGTTTATATTTTTTA is a window encoding:
- the galE gene encoding UDP-glucose 4-epimerase GalE, translating into MSKVLVTGGLGYIGSHTILDLLERGLSVVCVDNLSKSDPKTLDRIERITGNKVPFYQTDICDDAALEKVFEKEVGIESIIHFAAYKSVPESVKYPLKYFKNNVNGLMVLIEKAQKYKVKNFIFSSSCSVYGEPQNLPVTEDTPIGLALSPYAATKQIGEQILTQTVENTEAFSLVILRYFNPVGAHPEGKLGELPLQSPDNLVPYVTQTAIGKREQLTVFGKDYPTKDGTCIRDYIHVMDIATAHSQAISFAREKLKAGQTDFFNLGSGKGYSVLEVLNTFEKVNNVKVNYKFGAKRPGDVTAVFSSNDKARSLLGWKIKFNIEEMMASAWKWEQFLQGE
- a CDS encoding peptidase M48, which translates into the protein MIKINRSLSLSFILMLSLSMFSCKKGGINIFTLEDDKQLGLQVSEQIASNPSEFPILSESAYPEAYAHINRIMNAVLNSGEVNYRDEFDWQVKIIHDDNTLNAFAAPGGYMYFYTGLIKFLDTEDQFAGVMAHEIAHADRRHSTQQLTRQYGVSTLLGVVLGEDPGLLAEIAAGLVFLRFSRNHERDADKHSVIYLCPTDYNSAGAAGFFQKIESSNSTSPPEFLSTHPNPGNRVTDINEKKVELNCTGEETFQQSYQDFKNSLP
- a CDS encoding gamma carbonic anhydrase family protein, whose amino-acid sequence is MTLIKTVRGKTPKWGENCFFADNATIVGDVEMGDDCSVWFNTVVRGDVHYIKIGNKVNIQDGAIIHCTYQKAPVHIGNNVSIGHAAIVHGCTLEDNVLIGMRAVVMDHAVIQKNSLVAAGSVVLENTIVESGTIYAGVPAKKVKEISQEQFNEIIKRISDNYVMYSGWFKE